One genomic region from Spirulina subsalsa PCC 9445 encodes:
- a CDS encoding Bpu10I family restriction endonuclease has protein sequence MDDSFELGPRNTFAGLSFLSSLGNSSQGGEPSIRSKDQDFILGKKLYLQSSFNPEFQGSQLIESNLGYVCAECKTNLDKTMFQEAIATSRDLKTAVPSSLYFIVCEFLDMTPVSIISTQIDDVLIVRKTKRIPANIRQQYTTPEARQKHRQQYIDFLDSSQYYSDVFQRMIDKIQALIDNTNSSIDNVLNQGHF, from the coding sequence CTGGATGACTCTTTCGAGTTAGGTCCGAGAAATACATTTGCTGGATTAAGTTTTTTATCATCTCTCGGAAATTCGAGTCAAGGTGGTGAACCTAGCATTAGAAGTAAAGACCAAGATTTTATTCTGGGGAAAAAACTCTATCTTCAATCATCATTTAATCCAGAATTTCAGGGGAGTCAGTTGATTGAGTCAAATCTTGGATATGTTTGTGCAGAGTGTAAAACCAATCTCGATAAAACCATGTTTCAAGAAGCTATTGCTACCAGCAGAGACTTAAAAACGGCTGTTCCTAGCTCTTTATACTTTATTGTCTGTGAATTTCTAGACATGACTCCAGTTTCGATTATTTCAACTCAAATTGATGATGTGTTAATTGTCAGAAAAACAAAGCGGATTCCTGCTAATATTCGTCAACAGTACACAACTCCAGAAGCCAGACAAAAGCATAGACAGCAATATATAGACTTTTTGGATTCCTCTCAATATTACAGTGATGTATTTCAAAGAATGATTGATAAGATACAAGCTCTGATTGACAATACAAACTCATCAATAGACAATGTTCTTAATCAAGGTCATTTTTGA
- a CDS encoding DNA methyltransferase, translating into MKPFDQPISQEKLDIFHKNRSNLFAWRGQFSPQLIEVILEQYCLPDYIILDPFAGSGTVLLEAAKLQLSAYGFDINPAAFILSQTYQLINHPRKLDLIHILRELVDREFPYRIFQHEPVENLAQKLTTIRKKLDPETRKIFDTLVILLDVEKNSVTNELIQSKFTDLVNLIKNLPYSHHPIKVGLSDARSLPLPNDSIDFIITSPPYINVFNYHQNYRKSAELLEWDLLKIARSEIGSNRANRSNRFYTVVQYCLDMAETLREFSRVSKKNARLVLVIGHQSNVLGVPFYNADIIEKICLNANVFQKKLRQKREFKNKFGQVIREDIINFCNLKNSLDQQNLKMIAREVALDILKSSLGWVSPQNINHLKAAIDKVQEIDNTPTLDKRFYL; encoded by the coding sequence TTGAAGCCATTTGATCAACCCATTTCCCAAGAAAAACTAGATATTTTTCATAAAAATAGGTCGAACTTGTTTGCTTGGCGGGGACAATTTTCCCCTCAGCTTATTGAAGTAATCCTAGAACAATATTGCTTACCAGATTACATTATTTTAGATCCTTTTGCCGGAAGCGGCACTGTTCTATTAGAAGCAGCAAAGCTGCAACTTTCTGCCTATGGCTTTGACATTAATCCTGCCGCTTTTATCCTCAGCCAAACCTATCAGCTTATCAATCACCCTAGAAAACTGGACTTAATTCATATCCTCCGAGAATTAGTCGATCGAGAATTTCCTTACAGAATTTTTCAACATGAACCAGTGGAAAATTTAGCCCAAAAACTGACCACAATTAGAAAAAAACTAGATCCAGAAACCAGAAAAATATTTGATACTCTAGTAATTTTACTCGATGTTGAAAAAAATTCTGTGACCAATGAATTAATCCAGTCAAAATTTACTGATTTAGTCAACCTGATAAAAAATCTACCCTATTCCCATCATCCCATTAAAGTAGGTTTATCAGATGCCCGTTCTCTGCCATTACCCAACGATTCTATCGATTTTATCATCACATCTCCCCCCTACATTAATGTATTCAATTATCATCAAAACTACCGTAAATCTGCCGAACTTCTTGAATGGGATTTATTAAAAATAGCGCGGTCAGAAATAGGCTCAAATCGAGCTAACCGCAGCAACCGATTTTATACCGTTGTCCAATACTGTTTAGACATGGCTGAGACACTCCGAGAATTTTCTAGGGTTAGCAAAAAAAATGCCCGTCTTGTTTTGGTAATAGGACATCAATCTAATGTCCTAGGTGTGCCTTTTTATAATGCTGATATTATTGAAAAAATCTGCTTAAATGCTAATGTTTTTCAAAAAAAGTTAAGACAAAAAAGAGAATTTAAAAATAAGTTCGGGCAAGTCATTCGAGAAGATATTATCAATTTTTGCAACCTGAAAAATTCCCTTGATCAACAAAACCTTAAAATGATTGCCAGAGAGGTAGCATTAGATATATTAAAAAGTAGTCTGGGTTGGGTGTCTCCCCAGAATATCAACCACCTTAAAGCTGCCATTGATAAAGTTCAAGAAATTGACAACACTCCCACCTTAGATAAACGATTTTATCTCTAG
- a CDS encoding DUF433 domain-containing protein has protein sequence MTTLLERITINPCQCAGCPCIRGMGVWVSDVLDVFPAVLSAEEILEEIPDLEAKDLQASLLFVKMDSNEILRTIRN, from the coding sequence ATGACAACCTTACTGGAAAGAATCACCATTAATCCCTGCCAATGCGCTGGCTGTCCTTGCATCCGAGGGATGGGAGTTTGGGTGTCCGATGTATTGGATGTATTCCCAGCCGTTTTGAGTGCAGAAGAAATTTTAGAAGAAATACCAGACTTGGAAGCAAAGGATCTGCAAGCATCACTTCTCTTTGTCAAGATGGACAGCAACGAAATATTGAGGACAATTAGAAATTGA
- a CDS encoding GIY-YIG nuclease family protein yields the protein MTLEIDPFQLPYVLFNDLNSLPNCAGIYFALDSESIIHYIGKAENLNKRWKTHHRKFELQIVSQKYPVKITYLVWSKDDLDSAERYFIQQYQPLMNQTKVKYSEIIPSEITLKKLLRTIAKKIVVVGQIKPLSNELTIIYVKYDSSDTTAKGAAAIIRKFKAENKDKCLKIKWQKYGEIWFAESPRIGSREQKTQARIRRAYNNHWKIYCNGVIIDITPEDHEFKSLKEHSITWRLAGIKTQAIVSDDFLYFKNNTYIHFIDQFDKMISIKEFYEITPVERDYDPIPLFWKNWKE from the coding sequence ATGACTTTAGAAATTGACCCATTTCAATTACCTTACGTCCTCTTTAATGACTTAAATTCACTCCCTAATTGTGCAGGTATTTATTTTGCTTTAGATTCTGAGAGTATTATTCACTATATAGGAAAAGCTGAAAATTTAAACAAACGATGGAAAACACATCATCGAAAATTTGAATTACAAATAGTGAGTCAAAAGTATCCAGTTAAAATTACTTATCTAGTTTGGAGTAAAGATGATTTAGATTCAGCAGAAAGATATTTTATTCAACAATATCAACCTTTAATGAATCAGACCAAGGTTAAATATTCCGAGATTATACCATCAGAAATAACGCTTAAAAAGTTACTTAGAACAATTGCAAAAAAGATAGTTGTAGTAGGACAGATAAAGCCTCTGAGTAATGAACTTACGATCATTTATGTTAAATACGATTCTAGTGATACAACTGCAAAGGGAGCAGCAGCTATTATTAGAAAATTTAAAGCGGAAAACAAAGATAAATGTTTAAAAATAAAATGGCAAAAATATGGTGAAATATGGTTTGCTGAATCACCTCGAATTGGTAGTAGAGAACAAAAAACACAGGCTCGCATACGCAGAGCCTATAATAATCATTGGAAAATTTACTGTAACGGAGTAATTATTGATATTACCCCTGAAGATCATGAGTTTAAATCTTTAAAAGAACATTCTATTACTTGGAGATTAGCAGGGATCAAAACACAAGCTATTGTTAGTGATGACTTTCTCTATTTCAAAAATAATACATATATTCATTTTATAGATCAATTTGATAAAATGATATCTATTAAAGAATTTTATGAAATTACACCAGTTGAAAGAGACTATGATCCCATCCCACTATTTTGGAAAAATTGGAAAGAATAG
- a CDS encoding ATP-dependent Clp protease ATP-binding subunit — MFERFTEKAIKVIMLAQEEARRLGHNFVGTEQILLGLIGEGTGVAAKVLKSMGVNLKDARIEVEKIIGRGSGFVAVEIPFTPRAKRVLELSLEEARQLGHNYIGTEHLLLGLIREGEGVAARVLENLGVDLSKVRTQVIRMLGETAEVSAGGGSQGRTKTPTLDEFGSNLTVMAGEGKLDPVVGRVKEIERVIQILGRRTKNNPVLIGEPGVGKTAIAEGLAQRIANADVPDILEDKRVVTLDIGLLVAGTKYRGEFEERLKKIMDEIRSAGNVILVIDEVHTLIGAGAAEGAIDAANILKPALARGELQCIGATTLDEYRKHIERDAALERRFQPVMVGEPTVDETIEILFGLRERYEQHHKLKILDEALEAAAKLSDRYISDRYLPDKAIDLIDEAGSRVRLMNSQLPPAAKELDKQLRQILKQKDDAVRAQDFDKAGELRDREMEIKAEIRAIAAAKKGEDDKGEEGPMVDSEEIAHIVASWTGVPVNKLTETESEKLLHMEDTLHQRLIGQEDAVKAVSRAIRRARVGLKNPNRPIASFIFSGPTGVGKTELTKSLAAYFFGSEDAMIRLDMSEYMERHTVSKLIGSPPGYVGYNEGGQLTEAVRRRPYTVVLFDEIEKAHPDVFNMLLQILEDGRLTDAKGRTVDFKNTLLIMTSNIGSKVIEKGGGGLGFEFSDDKTEAQYNRIRSLVNEELKQYFRPEFLNRLDEIIVFRQLSKDEVKEIADLLLKEVFNRLKEQGISLDVTEKFKDRLVEEGYNPSYGARPLRRAIMRLLEDVLAEEILSGRLGDGDTASVDIDEENKVVVRAGEQPKILLEKN; from the coding sequence ATGTTTGAACGCTTCACAGAAAAAGCCATTAAGGTGATCATGCTCGCTCAGGAGGAAGCTAGACGCTTAGGCCACAATTTTGTGGGAACCGAGCAAATCCTTCTGGGTCTAATCGGTGAGGGAACTGGCGTAGCGGCCAAAGTCCTGAAATCCATGGGCGTGAATCTCAAGGATGCCAGAATCGAAGTCGAAAAAATCATCGGACGCGGTTCTGGCTTCGTCGCAGTAGAAATCCCCTTTACACCAAGAGCAAAGCGGGTTCTGGAGCTATCTCTGGAAGAAGCGCGCCAACTGGGGCATAACTACATCGGGACAGAACACCTCCTCCTCGGCTTAATCCGCGAGGGTGAGGGTGTGGCCGCCCGGGTGTTAGAGAACTTAGGGGTGGATCTCTCGAAGGTCAGAACCCAAGTGATTCGGATGTTAGGGGAAACGGCGGAAGTTTCTGCCGGAGGGGGCAGCCAAGGCCGCACCAAAACTCCTACGCTGGATGAGTTCGGCTCCAACCTCACGGTTATGGCTGGGGAAGGCAAGTTAGATCCGGTGGTGGGACGGGTGAAGGAAATCGAACGGGTGATCCAAATCCTCGGACGACGCACCAAGAACAACCCGGTGCTGATTGGGGAACCCGGGGTCGGGAAAACGGCAATTGCCGAAGGTCTAGCCCAACGCATTGCTAACGCCGATGTTCCCGATATCCTAGAGGATAAGCGGGTTGTGACTTTAGATATTGGTCTATTGGTCGCGGGGACGAAATATCGCGGGGAATTTGAAGAACGTCTCAAGAAGATCATGGACGAGATTCGCTCGGCCGGTAATGTGATCCTCGTGATTGACGAAGTTCATACCCTGATTGGAGCCGGGGCCGCAGAAGGGGCGATTGATGCCGCCAATATCCTCAAACCCGCTTTAGCCCGGGGGGAACTCCAGTGCATTGGGGCTACGACTCTGGACGAATACCGCAAGCACATTGAACGGGATGCGGCACTAGAACGCCGTTTTCAGCCCGTGATGGTGGGTGAACCGACGGTTGATGAAACGATTGAGATTCTGTTTGGGTTGCGCGAACGTTACGAACAACACCACAAACTGAAAATCCTGGATGAGGCACTCGAAGCGGCCGCCAAGCTATCGGATCGGTATATTAGCGATCGCTACTTGCCCGACAAAGCCATTGACTTAATCGACGAAGCCGGATCCCGGGTGCGTTTGATGAACTCCCAACTGCCCCCAGCGGCCAAGGAATTGGACAAACAACTGCGCCAAATTCTGAAACAAAAAGATGACGCGGTGCGCGCCCAAGACTTTGATAAAGCCGGGGAACTGCGCGATCGGGAAATGGAAATCAAGGCCGAAATTCGTGCGATCGCCGCCGCCAAAAAAGGCGAAGACGACAAAGGCGAAGAAGGCCCAATGGTGGACTCCGAGGAAATCGCCCACATCGTCGCCTCTTGGACAGGGGTTCCGGTCAACAAACTCACCGAAACCGAGTCCGAAAAACTCCTGCACATGGAAGACACCCTGCATCAGCGCCTAATTGGGCAAGAAGATGCCGTCAAAGCCGTCTCCCGTGCCATCCGTCGCGCCCGTGTTGGCCTCAAGAACCCCAACCGACCCATCGCCAGTTTCATCTTCTCTGGCCCTACTGGGGTCGGGAAAACCGAGTTAACCAAATCCTTGGCCGCCTACTTCTTCGGGTCCGAAGATGCCATGATTCGCCTGGATATGTCCGAATACATGGAACGTCACACCGTTTCCAAGTTAATCGGCTCCCCTCCCGGTTATGTCGGCTACAACGAAGGGGGACAACTCACCGAAGCCGTCCGTCGTCGTCCTTACACCGTCGTCCTCTTCGACGAAATCGAGAAGGCGCACCCCGACGTTTTCAATATGCTGTTGCAAATCCTAGAAGATGGTCGCTTGACCGATGCCAAAGGGCGCACAGTAGACTTTAAGAATACCCTTTTAATCATGACCTCTAACATCGGGTCAAAAGTGATTGAAAAAGGAGGCGGCGGTTTAGGATTCGAGTTCAGCGACGACAAGACCGAAGCGCAATACAACCGCATTCGTTCTTTAGTCAACGAAGAACTCAAACAATACTTCCGACCTGAATTCCTCAACCGTCTCGATGAAATCATCGTCTTCCGTCAACTGTCCAAAGACGAAGTTAAGGAAATCGCCGATCTTCTGCTCAAAGAAGTGTTCAATCGTTTGAAAGAACAAGGCATTTCTTTAGATGTGACGGAGAAATTCAAAGACCGTCTCGTTGAGGAAGGATACAACCCCAGTTACGGAGCCCGTCCCTTACGTCGTGCCATTATGCGACTGTTAGAGGACGTTCTGGCTGAGGAAATTCTCTCCGGTCGTTTAGGCGATGGAGACACCGCCAGCGTGGACATTGACGAAGAGAATAAAGTCGTTGTCCGGGCCGGTGAACAGCCTAAGATTCTGTTAGAGAAGAACTAA
- the rimI gene encoding ribosomal protein S18-alanine N-acetyltransferase, giving the protein MTFFQLQLKPLSVEQLDAVVELDRLCLGGLWTVEGYQRELDSPNSELLVLSVPGQSHLLGVGCFWAILDEAHITILAVHPNYHGQGLGKLLLSALLARAGQRGLERATLEVRTSNAVALSLYEKFGFKVAGSRPKYYQNPAEDALILWRSGLQYPSFAQEIAQWQAEAAARLKEYHWHGSETIREVRSPTNP; this is encoded by the coding sequence GTGACTTTTTTTCAACTTCAGTTAAAGCCCCTCTCCGTTGAACAACTCGACGCGGTAGTTGAGTTAGACCGTCTGTGTCTCGGTGGTTTATGGACGGTGGAGGGCTATCAGCGAGAGTTAGACAGTCCGAATAGTGAATTGCTGGTTTTAAGCGTTCCGGGACAGTCTCATCTGCTGGGTGTGGGTTGTTTTTGGGCGATTTTAGACGAAGCGCATATTACGATTTTGGCAGTTCATCCTAACTATCACGGTCAAGGCCTCGGAAAACTCTTGCTGTCTGCTCTCTTGGCACGGGCAGGTCAACGAGGGTTAGAACGGGCTACCTTGGAAGTGAGGACTTCCAATGCTGTCGCCCTCAGCCTCTATGAAAAATTTGGCTTTAAAGTCGCCGGAAGTCGGCCGAAATACTACCAAAATCCAGCCGAGGATGCTTTGATTTTGTGGCGGAGTGGGCTACAGTACCCCTCTTTTGCCCAAGAGATCGCCCAGTGGCAGGCCGAAGCGGCCGCCCGTCTGAAGGAGTATCACTGGCATGGGAGCGAAACCATCCGGGAGGTGCGATCGCCCACAAATCCTTAA
- a CDS encoding DUF760 domain-containing protein: MGNDHEGGNQLWQYVQNLSPETIAQLSRPQSSEVFSVMERNIIGLLGTLPSEHFDVTISTSREHLGRLLASAIMSGYFLRNAEQRMNFEKAIQGVESGAKDAE, translated from the coding sequence ATGGGTAATGATCATGAGGGTGGGAATCAACTGTGGCAATATGTCCAAAATCTAAGTCCTGAAACCATTGCACAACTGTCTCGGCCGCAATCGTCCGAGGTGTTTAGTGTGATGGAGCGCAATATTATTGGGTTATTGGGAACCCTGCCGTCTGAGCATTTTGATGTCACCATTAGCACCAGTCGTGAACATTTAGGGCGCTTGTTAGCCTCGGCGATTATGAGCGGTTATTTTTTGCGCAATGCCGAACAACGGATGAACTTTGAAAAAGCAATTCAAGGCGTTGAGAGTGGGGCAAAAGACGCAGAATAG
- the mutY gene encoding A/G-specific adenine glycosylase: MHRTIPHQASQFSPSALEDLRHSLLRWYDHQGRELPWRGESDPYKIWVSEIMLQQTQVKTVIPYYQRWLEKFPTLEQLARADQQEVLKVWEGLGYYARGRNLHKAAQKIVKDYGGIFPQTLEQVLKLPGIGRTTAGGILSAAFNQPISILDGNVKRVLARLTALTVPPTQALPQLWQWSDQLLDPEHPQDFNQAIMDLGATLCTPKNPACLLCPWQKHCQSYEQGLQNQLPMREMTSPLPHKNIGVAVIWNKQGQILIDRRLEGGLLGGLWEFPGGKLEAGESYEDCIRREIQEELGIEIEVGDRLITVNHAYSHFRITLNVYHCRYLGGEPQPIECQEIRWVTLEEIDQFPFPKANSQIIAALREQDYPRASNQG; this comes from the coding sequence TTGCACCGGACTATTCCCCATCAAGCCAGCCAGTTCTCGCCATCGGCGCTGGAGGACTTGCGGCATTCTCTTCTGAGGTGGTATGACCACCAAGGGCGGGAATTACCTTGGCGGGGGGAGTCTGACCCTTACAAAATTTGGGTTTCAGAAATCATGCTGCAACAAACCCAAGTTAAAACGGTGATTCCTTACTATCAGCGTTGGTTAGAGAAATTTCCCACTTTAGAGCAGTTAGCCCGGGCGGATCAACAAGAGGTTCTGAAGGTTTGGGAAGGGTTGGGTTATTATGCCAGAGGGCGCAATCTCCACAAAGCCGCCCAAAAGATTGTAAAAGATTATGGGGGAATTTTTCCCCAAACCCTAGAGCAGGTGTTAAAGTTGCCGGGGATTGGTCGCACTACGGCCGGAGGAATCCTCAGCGCGGCTTTTAATCAGCCTATCTCGATTTTAGATGGCAATGTGAAACGAGTGTTAGCCCGTCTCACGGCGTTAACGGTACCTCCGACCCAAGCGTTGCCCCAGTTGTGGCAATGGTCGGATCAATTATTGGATCCTGAGCATCCCCAGGACTTTAATCAGGCCATTATGGATTTAGGGGCAACCCTTTGTACTCCCAAAAATCCCGCTTGTTTACTCTGTCCTTGGCAAAAACACTGTCAATCCTATGAGCAAGGTCTGCAAAATCAATTACCCATGCGTGAAATGACTTCCCCTTTACCCCATAAAAATATTGGTGTTGCCGTAATTTGGAACAAACAAGGACAGATTTTAATTGATCGGCGTTTAGAAGGTGGACTTCTGGGCGGACTGTGGGAGTTTCCGGGGGGTAAACTGGAAGCGGGAGAAAGTTATGAGGACTGTATCCGGCGAGAAATTCAGGAGGAATTGGGGATTGAGATTGAAGTGGGCGATCGCCTAATCACCGTCAATCACGCCTATAGTCATTTTCGCATTACCCTGAATGTCTACCATTGTCGCTATCTCGGCGGTGAACCTCAACCCATTGAATGTCAAGAAATTCGCTGGGTGACTTTGGAGGAAATTGATCAGTTTCCCTTCCCGAAAGCCAACAGTCAAATTATTGCCGCCTTACGGGAGCAAGACTATCCTAGAGCGAGTAATCAAGGTTAG
- the pdxH gene encoding pyridoxamine 5'-phosphate oxidase, protein MTLSIADLRQNYTQGGLQEQEAAAHPFEQFKLWLEQAIAAQLPEPNAMTLATASPEGQPFARMVLLKALDEQGFVFFTNYTSHKGQQLSQNPQAALVFWWAELERQVRIEGRVEQVSPEESDQYFWSRPLNSQLGAWASEQSQVIPHRDILEQRLEALQQQYQEQVVPRPPHWGGYRVIPHTIEFWQGRPSRLHDRLWYRLEGGEWRRERLAP, encoded by the coding sequence ATGACTTTATCCATTGCTGATTTACGCCAAAACTACACCCAAGGGGGATTACAGGAACAGGAAGCGGCCGCTCATCCCTTTGAGCAGTTTAAATTGTGGTTAGAGCAGGCGATCGCCGCCCAACTACCAGAACCCAACGCCATGACCCTAGCCACCGCCAGCCCCGAGGGTCAACCTTTTGCCCGCATGGTGTTATTAAAAGCCCTAGATGAACAAGGCTTTGTTTTTTTCACCAACTACACCAGCCACAAAGGGCAACAACTCAGCCAAAATCCCCAAGCCGCCCTGGTCTTTTGGTGGGCTGAATTAGAGCGACAAGTGCGCATTGAGGGGCGAGTGGAACAAGTTTCTCCTGAAGAATCGGATCAATATTTTTGGAGTCGTCCCCTCAACTCTCAACTGGGGGCTTGGGCCTCTGAACAAAGTCAGGTGATTCCCCATCGAGACATCTTAGAACAGCGTTTAGAGGCACTCCAACAGCAATATCAGGAGCAAGTCGTTCCACGCCCCCCCCACTGGGGAGGGTATCGCGTCATCCCCCACACCATCGAATTCTGGCAAGGTCGCCCTAGTCGTCTTCATGACCGTCTCTGGTATCGTCTCGAAGGGGGGGAATGGCGGCGCGAGCGTCTCGCGCCTTAA
- the hpsU gene encoding hormogonium polysaccharide biosynthesis acetyltransferase HpsU: protein MSHSPKPDPILGSEPFVDLRHYDQSNFERGKSGLWILFWWLVQAVTFPLTPHNLSGLRCAILRLFGAKIGKGVLIRPTARFTYPWKVEIGDYTWVGDDVVFYSLDRIVVGRQCVISQKCYLCTGSHDITTPRFTLETAPIFIGNGAWVATDCFVAPGVKIGANAVIGARSSVFGNIPEEQVAWGSPCKPHYARKMIASRL from the coding sequence ATGAGTCATTCCCCCAAACCAGACCCCATTTTAGGCAGTGAACCCTTTGTAGATTTACGCCATTATGACCAGTCTAATTTTGAACGGGGAAAATCCGGGCTGTGGATTTTATTCTGGTGGTTAGTACAGGCTGTTACGTTTCCCCTGACTCCCCATAATTTAAGTGGTCTACGTTGCGCCATTTTGCGCCTTTTTGGGGCGAAAATCGGCAAAGGGGTATTAATCCGCCCCACCGCCCGCTTTACCTACCCTTGGAAGGTGGAAATCGGGGATTATACTTGGGTGGGGGATGATGTGGTGTTTTATAGTTTGGATCGGATTGTGGTAGGTCGTCAGTGTGTCATTTCTCAGAAATGTTATCTCTGCACCGGGAGTCATGACATCACAACCCCTCGGTTTACCCTCGAAACAGCCCCCATTTTCATTGGCAATGGGGCATGGGTGGCGACGGATTGTTTTGTGGCTCCGGGGGTGAAAATTGGCGCAAATGCGGTGATTGGCGCAAGGAGTAGCGTCTTTGGCAATATCCCCGAGGAGCAGGTGGCCTGGGGGAGTCCTTGTAAGCCCCATTATGCCCGAAAAATGATCGCCAGTCGTTTGTAG
- a CDS encoding glycosyltransferase family 2 protein: MTSKVDKIPVSVLIPAKNEERNLPACLESLTRADEVFMVDSQSGDRSVEIAESYGAQVFQFHFNGRWPKKKNWGLENLPFRNDWVLIVDCDERITPELWDEIAERIQDPDYDGYFLNRKVFFLGKWIRHGGKYPDWNMRLFRHKKGRYENLKTENIRNTGDNEVHEHVIIDGKTGYLKEDMLHIDFRDIYEWLARHNRYSNWEAQVYYNILTGKMDGDNIGANLFGDAVQRKRYLKKIWVRLPFKPFVRFILFYILRLGFLDGTPGYIYGRLLSQYEYQIGVKLYELRKFGGSLNVDVQHPPSNTPSNPPSVPQTVTEQQ; the protein is encoded by the coding sequence ATGACTTCTAAGGTAGACAAAATCCCCGTCTCTGTACTGATTCCCGCCAAAAACGAAGAACGCAACCTCCCCGCTTGTCTCGAAAGCTTGACCCGGGCGGACGAAGTGTTTATGGTGGATTCTCAAAGTGGCGATCGCTCCGTAGAAATTGCCGAAAGTTACGGCGCCCAAGTCTTTCAATTTCACTTTAACGGTCGTTGGCCCAAGAAAAAGAACTGGGGCCTAGAAAACCTCCCCTTCCGCAATGATTGGGTTCTCATCGTAGACTGCGACGAACGCATCACCCCCGAACTCTGGGACGAAATCGCCGAACGCATCCAAGACCCTGACTATGACGGCTATTTCCTCAACCGGAAAGTCTTTTTCCTTGGCAAATGGATTCGCCACGGGGGGAAATATCCCGACTGGAATATGCGTCTGTTTCGGCACAAAAAAGGACGTTACGAAAACCTGAAAACCGAAAACATCCGCAACACCGGAGACAACGAAGTTCACGAACACGTGATCATCGACGGGAAAACCGGATACCTGAAAGAAGATATGCTGCACATCGACTTTCGGGATATCTACGAATGGTTAGCCCGCCATAATCGTTACTCCAACTGGGAAGCCCAAGTCTATTACAACATCCTGACCGGAAAAATGGACGGGGACAATATTGGAGCCAATCTGTTTGGGGATGCCGTCCAACGGAAACGCTACCTGAAAAAAATCTGGGTGCGTTTACCCTTTAAACCCTTCGTGCGTTTCATTTTGTTTTATATTCTGCGTTTAGGCTTTTTAGATGGCACTCCCGGTTATATTTACGGTCGTTTACTCAGTCAATATGAATATCAAATTGGGGTCAAGCTGTATGAATTGCGCAAGTTTGGCGGCAGTTTGAACGTGGATGTACAACATCCCCCCTCTAATACCCCCTCTAATCCTCCCTCTGTCCCCCAAACGGTTACAGAACAACAATGA
- a CDS encoding glycosyltransferase family 2 protein, which translates to MVDSLPISAIICTHNRDQYLGAAIDSLLAQDTPSYEVIVIDNASSDRTKEVTEARLPHPQLQYIYEPQVGLSVARNTGARVAQGEILAYLDDDAVATPGWLSSLLEAFQANEKLAIAGGKVTLLWPPGVTSPPPWLSDGLAGNLGAYDLGPEITPITNPIYTPRGLNYAIRRSFLEQIGGFDPKLGRVGKNLLSNEELQMTELALEQGWQVAYLPAALVAHNVTPDRLQRTWFMRRGWWQGVSEAYREQLAGRAGLVQFSRGGERIVRGLYKSLKYFRDPAIRFDNLVYAYGQIGYLKTAVAGLLFPNSFKS; encoded by the coding sequence ATGGTTGATTCCCTACCCATTTCCGCCATTATCTGCACCCACAACCGCGATCAATACTTGGGCGCTGCCATAGACAGCCTCCTTGCCCAAGACACCCCCAGCTACGAGGTGATTGTGATAGATAACGCCTCCAGCGATCGCACCAAAGAAGTCACCGAAGCCCGCTTACCCCATCCCCAGCTTCAGTACATCTACGAGCCTCAAGTGGGGTTATCCGTTGCCCGCAATACTGGCGCAAGAGTCGCCCAAGGCGAAATTCTCGCCTACCTAGATGATGATGCCGTAGCCACTCCGGGCTGGTTAAGCTCCCTCCTAGAAGCCTTTCAAGCCAACGAAAAACTGGCCATTGCGGGCGGAAAAGTTACCCTGCTCTGGCCCCCCGGAGTCACCAGTCCCCCCCCTTGGCTCTCTGACGGCCTCGCAGGCAACCTCGGCGCCTACGACCTTGGTCCGGAGATTACCCCCATCACCAACCCCATTTATACCCCTCGCGGTCTAAATTACGCCATTCGGCGCAGCTTTTTAGAGCAAATCGGCGGTTTTGACCCCAAATTAGGACGAGTGGGCAAAAATCTACTGTCTAATGAAGAATTACAAATGACCGAACTGGCGCTAGAACAAGGTTGGCAAGTCGCTTATTTACCCGCCGCCCTCGTCGCCCATAACGTTACCCCTGACCGCCTCCAACGGACTTGGTTCATGCGTCGGGGCTGGTGGCAAGGGGTGAGCGAGGCCTATCGGGAACAACTGGCCGGCCGGGCGGGACTCGTCCAATTTTCCCGGGGAGGAGAACGTATTGTGCGCGGTCTTTATAAATCTCTTAAATACTTTCGAGATCCGGCCATCCGCTTTGATAATCTAGTGTATGCCTATGGTCAGATTGGGTATCTTAAAACAGCCGTGGCCGGACTGCTCTTTCCCAACTCGTTCAAATCCTAA